In Gemmatimonadaceae bacterium, the following are encoded in one genomic region:
- a CDS encoding thioredoxin family protein — MPVVTLPDRPTRHCTARRGDGSLRRTLRAAAFAGSALAVAAGRTGAQGTAVRDPSPHSDVVLVAESATVVPGQRLTVAVRLTLDPGWHTYWINPGDAGLPLTVQWTLPPGVTAGPLQFPTPRLAPQPPLMSYGYEREVLVLSELQVSDAVAPGTTLQLAGTARWLACAEVCLPASGPLALAVATSSAASTASTPHTAAIAATRAQVPRTSERWQSSAWRTATGYTVMFIPDSAAAAALSAPFLFVDSAGVVEHPAPERVARAGDTLVIALTRAAGATGAVAALHGVVTADRDARTPTSWAFRTAVQDPSAQRRARAAALLDAAGRDVGGLGAPGAIAVATGTAEGGATDAAPGADMSLAAAILFAFIGGLLLNLMPCVFPVLTVKVLALLEHGGTAQVSRARRHGLVFGAGVLLSFWILAGLLMALRAGGEQLGWGFQLQSPPVVGLLALLMFALALNLSGVFEIGLSLTRLGGMGAGRSYADSLLTGGLAVLVAAPCTAPFMGAALGYALVQPALLGLLVFTALGLGLALPFVVLASVPSLLRFLPRPGPWLETLKQLFAFPLYATAVWLLWVFGQQAGIDALALVLLAMIVLALGAWLWARGVRADRAPVRMVAAAVMLAAIALTAIGGTRMTRPAVAAGSTPVAGWEPWSAERVAALRAEGRPVFIDFTAAWCLSCQVNERVALRTDAVERAFRDANVALLRADWTSRDSAITEVLAGFGRSGVPLYVLYPAGGGAATLLPAVLSPGMVVTAVRKAAPGAAFAARPR; from the coding sequence ATGCCTGTCGTCACGCTTCCTGACCGCCCCACCCGCCATTGCACGGCGCGACGTGGCGACGGCTCGCTGCGACGGACCCTGCGTGCCGCCGCGTTCGCGGGCAGCGCGCTGGCTGTCGCCGCCGGCCGCACAGGAGCGCAGGGCACAGCAGTCCGCGATCCAAGCCCCCACAGCGATGTCGTGCTGGTGGCCGAGTCGGCCACGGTGGTCCCGGGGCAGCGCCTGACCGTCGCGGTACGCCTCACGCTCGACCCGGGGTGGCACACTTACTGGATCAACCCCGGCGACGCGGGCCTGCCGCTGACGGTGCAGTGGACGCTGCCGCCGGGGGTGACGGCGGGACCGCTGCAGTTCCCCACTCCGCGCCTGGCACCGCAGCCACCGCTCATGAGCTACGGCTACGAGCGGGAAGTGCTCGTGCTCAGCGAGCTGCAGGTGTCCGACGCGGTGGCGCCCGGCACCACGCTGCAGCTCGCCGGCACCGCACGCTGGCTGGCCTGTGCCGAGGTCTGCCTGCCGGCGTCGGGTCCGCTGGCGCTCGCCGTTGCCACCAGCTCCGCCGCGTCCACAGCGAGCACGCCGCACACGGCAGCCATCGCCGCCACCCGCGCGCAGGTGCCGCGCACCAGCGAGCGCTGGCAGTCCAGCGCCTGGCGCACGGCGACCGGCTACACCGTGATGTTCATTCCCGACAGCGCCGCGGCGGCAGCTCTGTCGGCGCCATTCCTGTTCGTCGATTCGGCAGGCGTGGTGGAGCACCCGGCGCCTGAACGCGTGGCGCGCGCCGGTGACACACTCGTGATCGCCCTCACGCGTGCCGCCGGTGCCACGGGCGCCGTGGCGGCGCTGCATGGCGTGGTGACCGCAGATCGTGACGCGCGCACGCCGACGTCGTGGGCCTTCCGCACCGCAGTGCAGGATCCGTCCGCGCAGCGCCGCGCGCGCGCCGCCGCGCTGCTCGACGCCGCGGGCCGCGACGTCGGAGGGCTCGGTGCTCCCGGTGCGATTGCCGTCGCCACCGGCACGGCGGAGGGTGGCGCGACCGACGCGGCCCCGGGCGCCGACATGTCGCTGGCGGCAGCCATCCTGTTCGCGTTCATCGGGGGCCTGCTGTTGAACCTCATGCCCTGTGTCTTCCCGGTGCTCACGGTGAAGGTGCTGGCGCTGCTGGAGCACGGCGGCACGGCGCAGGTGTCCCGCGCGCGCCGGCACGGATTGGTGTTCGGGGCGGGCGTGCTGCTGTCGTTCTGGATCCTGGCCGGCCTCCTGATGGCACTGCGAGCCGGCGGGGAACAACTGGGGTGGGGCTTCCAGCTCCAGAGTCCACCAGTGGTCGGGTTGCTGGCGCTCCTGATGTTCGCACTCGCGCTCAACCTCAGCGGTGTCTTCGAGATCGGGCTGTCGCTCACCCGCCTTGGCGGCATGGGCGCAGGCCGCAGCTACGCGGACTCGCTGCTCACCGGCGGCCTCGCCGTGCTCGTGGCCGCCCCGTGCACCGCGCCGTTCATGGGCGCGGCACTTGGCTACGCGCTCGTGCAGCCGGCGCTGCTCGGGCTCCTCGTCTTCACGGCACTCGGCCTCGGTCTCGCGCTGCCGTTCGTGGTGCTTGCCTCGGTCCCGTCGCTGCTGCGGTTCCTGCCCCGCCCCGGCCCGTGGCTCGAGACGCTCAAGCAGCTCTTCGCATTCCCGCTCTACGCCACGGCGGTGTGGCTGCTCTGGGTGTTCGGGCAGCAGGCTGGCATCGACGCGCTCGCGCTCGTGCTGCTGGCCATGATCGTGCTGGCGCTCGGCGCATGGCTGTGGGCGCGCGGTGTGCGCGCCGACCGGGCGCCCGTCAGGATGGTGGCGGCCGCCGTGATGCTGGCGGCGATTGCACTCACCGCGATCGGTGGCACGCGGATGACGCGGCCGGCGGTGGCCGCCGGCAGCACACCGGTGGCTGGGTGGGAGCCGTGGTCGGCGGAGCGCGTGGCCGCGCTGCGCGCCGAGGGCCGGCCCGTGTTCATCGACTTCACGGCGGCGTGGTGCCTGTCGTGCCAGGTGAACGAACGCGTGGCACTGCGCACCGACGCCGTAGAGCGTGCCTTCCGCGACGCCAACGTCGCGCTGCTGCGCGCCGACTGGACGTCGCGCGACTCCGCGATCACCGAGGTGCTGGCCGGCTTCGGCCGCAGCGGCGTGCCGCTCTACGTGCTCTATCCCGCCGGTGGCGGCGCCGCGACGCTCCTGCCGGCGGTGCTGAGCCCGGGCATGGTCGTGACGGCGGTGCGGAAGGCCGCCCCCGGCGCCGCATTCGCTGCACGCCCGCGCTGA